From one Thermatribacter velox genomic stretch:
- a CDS encoding DegQ family serine endoprotease: MRRKLVVSSLALVILILSFVQPVFSQVTQPLREGNVVADVVEKVSPAVVNINTLKVATYRSPFAPFFEDPFFRYFFGDTPQYERKVPVRGLGTGFVFRSDGYILTNNHVVEGADEIKVTFIDGKEFTGKVVGADPLTDLAVVKINASDLPVIPLGDSDKARVGEWVIAIGNPYGLSHTVTVGVLSAKGRPIQSGDSGREYENFLQTDAAINPGNSGGPLLNLKGEVIGINTAILPYAQGIGFAVPINMAKEILDDLIEKGRVVRAWLGIYIQDVTEEIAQTFGLSEAKGALVADISPDSPAEKSGILRGDIILKVDDQEIDNVAKLQQTIRSHKPGDKVTLEIWRNKEIIQLQVTLGELKEEGIPTVSPRAYFGMEVSEINPELIQRFSLRRNEGVVIVSVEPNGPADEAGLRPGDVILEVNRQRITSLEDWYQATATIKPQDVALLLIDRGGRTYFVPVRAEENR; the protein is encoded by the coding sequence TTGAGAAGAAAACTCGTTGTCTCAAGCTTGGCGTTGGTAATTTTAATTCTTTCTTTTGTGCAGCCTGTCTTCTCGCAAGTTACCCAGCCCCTGCGTGAAGGAAATGTGGTTGCTGACGTGGTGGAAAAAGTCAGTCCTGCAGTGGTAAATATCAACACTCTGAAGGTGGCTACCTACCGTTCTCCTTTCGCTCCCTTCTTTGAAGATCCGTTCTTTAGATACTTCTTTGGAGACACACCCCAGTATGAACGGAAAGTGCCGGTACGGGGGTTAGGAACGGGTTTTGTATTCCGTTCCGACGGATATATCCTTACCAACAATCACGTGGTTGAAGGAGCTGACGAAATCAAAGTCACTTTCATCGATGGCAAAGAATTCACTGGAAAAGTTGTTGGTGCTGACCCACTCACTGACCTCGCTGTGGTAAAAATAAATGCCAGCGATCTCCCGGTCATTCCCCTCGGAGACTCAGACAAGGCCCGAGTAGGAGAATGGGTTATTGCTATAGGCAATCCCTACGGACTTTCTCACACGGTTACTGTGGGAGTCCTCAGTGCCAAAGGGCGACCCATCCAGTCTGGAGACTCAGGAAGAGAATACGAAAATTTCCTGCAGACTGACGCCGCCATTAATCCAGGAAACAGTGGAGGACCTTTGCTCAACCTGAAGGGAGAAGTTATAGGTATCAATACAGCCATTTTACCCTATGCTCAGGGTATAGGCTTTGCAGTACCCATCAACATGGCTAAAGAAATTCTGGACGATCTCATTGAAAAAGGTAGAGTGGTAAGGGCCTGGCTCGGTATTTACATTCAGGATGTTACTGAAGAAATAGCACAAACTTTTGGCCTAAGTGAAGCTAAAGGAGCACTTGTAGCTGACATATCACCGGATAGTCCAGCTGAAAAAAGTGGTATTTTAAGAGGAGACATAATCCTCAAAGTTGATGACCAAGAAATCGATAACGTGGCTAAGCTACAACAAACCATACGTTCCCATAAACCAGGCGATAAAGTAACCCTGGAAATCTGGCGCAACAAAGAAATTATCCAGCTTCAGGTTACACTTGGCGAACTCAAGGAAGAGGGCATACCTACTGTATCACCCAGAGCATACTTTGGGATGGAAGTCAGTGAAATCAACCCTGAACTCATCCAGCGCTTTTCTCTGCGCAGGAATGAAGGAGTGGTAATCGTGTCAGTAGAACCCAACGGACCAGCTGATGAAGCTGGACTCAGACCTGGTGACGTCATATTAGAGGTTAACCGTCAGCGCATTACCTCCCTTGAAGACTGGTACCAGGCTACTGCTACTATCAAGCCCCAGGACGTTGCGTTGCTTCTGATTGATCGGGGAGGAAGAACCTACTTTGTACCGGTCCGAGCCGAGGAAAACCGGTAA
- a CDS encoding stage 0 sporulation family protein codes for MRYKIGIKFYGNTKIYHFDARNLPINPGEKCVVETILGMEIGEAVTHLMPADQAENLKPVIRVATPTDLRQYELNTVKEREAFVIAQQKIQEYKLQMKLLKAHYTLDRSRLIFYFGAEGRIDFRQLVKDLASIFHTRIEMRQLGVRDEARIVGGCGICGREVCCSRFLSNFEPVSIKMAKEQNLVLNSAKISGLCGRLMCCLNFEYYLYKKLLHQLPRKGSKIITPLGEAKVIEVDVIHSAIHLELEDGKKVKIREEDYNRFFL; via the coding sequence GTGCGATATAAAATAGGAATAAAGTTCTACGGAAATACGAAAATCTATCATTTTGACGCAAGAAACTTACCCATCAATCCTGGGGAAAAATGCGTCGTCGAAACCATACTGGGCATGGAAATCGGGGAAGCCGTAACTCATCTCATGCCTGCTGACCAAGCAGAAAATCTGAAGCCCGTTATAAGAGTCGCAACACCAACCGACCTCAGACAATATGAGTTAAACACGGTTAAAGAAAGAGAGGCTTTCGTAATTGCTCAGCAAAAAATACAAGAATACAAACTACAAATGAAACTTCTGAAAGCTCACTACACGCTCGACCGAAGTAGATTGATTTTTTATTTCGGCGCTGAAGGAAGAATAGACTTCAGACAGCTTGTAAAAGACTTAGCCTCTATCTTCCACACTCGTATCGAAATGAGACAGCTTGGGGTAAGAGATGAAGCGAGAATTGTGGGTGGGTGCGGAATCTGTGGTAGAGAAGTATGTTGCAGTCGTTTCTTATCCAACTTTGAGCCAGTATCGATTAAGATGGCCAAAGAGCAAAATTTGGTCCTCAACTCGGCCAAAATATCGGGGCTTTGTGGGCGGCTAATGTGCTGCCTCAATTTCGAGTATTACCTCTACAAAAAACTGCTCCACCAGTTGCCCCGCAAGGGGAGCAAAATAATTACTCCTCTTGGTGAAGCCAAAGTAATAGAAGTAGATGTAATCCACAGTGCCATTCACCTTGAACTTGAGGATGGCAAAAAAGTCAAAATTCGGGAAGAGGATTATAATCGCTTTTTTCTATAG
- a CDS encoding cyclic-di-AMP receptor, with the protein MKLTSLFICVVRDQDALRLAEVLREENISFTKLASTGGFLREGNTTFLIATDEKTKEKVKQLVRTTCARREETIESTLPVNEPLGPYLPQKVKVERGGGILLEIPIQYYERF; encoded by the coding sequence ATGAAACTAACTTCGCTCTTCATATGCGTAGTCCGAGACCAAGATGCCTTAAGGCTGGCGGAAGTGCTTAGAGAAGAAAACATTTCCTTCACCAAGCTTGCTTCCACCGGAGGTTTCTTACGAGAAGGAAACACCACTTTTTTGATAGCTACCGACGAAAAAACTAAAGAAAAGGTCAAACAGCTGGTCCGTACTACCTGTGCCCGACGGGAAGAAACCATCGAGTCCACGTTACCCGTCAACGAACCGCTTGGACCGTATCTGCCCCAAAAAGTAAAGGTGGAGAGAGGAGGGGGAATCCTTTTAGAAATACCCATCCAATACTACGAAAGGTTTTAA
- a CDS encoding anti-sigma factor translates to MNCPEVQNKLSAFLDQELPIDEYQAIKTHLKQCSLCTSEMLKVQRMKRALRDAFEINAIPPLRAHFVAEEIIKRARKTNTLQNLVWIAAIIVTSLVVLSIFSYFQQENFNAQLAQSLTEIHFGLSTERAEFSVPQSTQGTGRLIVQEIKLVSEGY, encoded by the coding sequence GTGAACTGCCCAGAAGTGCAGAATAAACTTTCTGCCTTTTTAGACCAAGAACTGCCAATCGACGAATACCAGGCGATTAAAACCCATCTTAAACAGTGTTCGCTATGTACCAGTGAAATGCTGAAAGTGCAGAGGATGAAGAGAGCACTCAGAGATGCTTTTGAAATAAATGCCATACCCCCTTTAAGAGCTCATTTTGTCGCGGAAGAGATTATCAAACGAGCTCGCAAGACAAACACCTTGCAAAATCTGGTATGGATTGCAGCAATCATTGTGACCTCTTTGGTCGTTCTGAGCATATTTAGCTATTTCCAACAAGAAAACTTTAACGCACAGCTTGCCCAGTCTCTCACTGAAATCCACTTTGGACTAAGCACCGAAAGGGCTGAGTTCAGCGTCCCCCAGTCTACACAAGGAACCGGGCGCTTGATTGTTCAGGAAATCAAGTTAGTTTCTGAAGGATACTAA
- the tmk gene encoding dTMP kinase yields MQKVDKGVFITFEGIEGSGKSTHARKLFEHLRSRGYPCIFTQEPGGTPLGEKIRSILLNPESGDIDAFTEVLLFEASRREHITKIIHPALKKGEIVICVRFSDSTLAYQGYGRKIPLDTINYLNKLVTENLQPDLTFLLDVTPEVGLRRAFAHTPREEIRFEKEFEKKENLLHEIREGFLELARKNPHRIKVINSCRPKEKVFEDIRKEVESLLKQKVSDSR; encoded by the coding sequence ATGCAAAAAGTAGATAAAGGGGTTTTTATAACTTTTGAAGGTATCGAGGGAAGTGGCAAATCTACTCATGCCAGGAAACTCTTTGAACACCTGAGGAGTAGGGGCTACCCTTGCATTTTTACCCAGGAACCAGGGGGCACTCCTTTGGGAGAAAAAATAAGATCTATTCTCTTGAATCCGGAAAGTGGAGATATAGATGCATTTACCGAAGTCCTGCTTTTCGAAGCTTCGAGAAGAGAACACATAACTAAAATTATCCACCCAGCCTTAAAAAAGGGTGAAATAGTGATTTGCGTGCGTTTTAGCGATTCTACATTGGCATACCAGGGGTATGGCAGAAAAATTCCACTGGATACTATAAATTACCTGAATAAACTGGTTACAGAAAACTTGCAACCTGACCTTACCTTTCTCCTTGATGTGACACCAGAGGTTGGTCTCCGCAGGGCTTTTGCGCATACGCCTCGCGAGGAAATACGTTTTGAAAAAGAGTTTGAAAAGAAAGAAAATCTCCTGCACGAAATTAGAGAGGGTTTTTTGGAGCTGGCCAGGAAAAACCCTCATCGAATAAAAGTTATAAATTCCTGCAGACCGAAAGAGAAAGTTTTCGAGGACATAAGAAAAGAGGTTGAAAGCCTCCTAAAGCAAAAAGTGAGTGACTCGAGATGA
- the holB gene encoding DNA polymerase III subunit delta', producing the protein MSWENIVGHKFQKEYLQKTVASGKISHAYLFVGKEGIGKKLCALEFAKLLNCFSPGENGSCDQCKSCVSIDKGVHPDLLKLTPEGETLKIDQIREFNKWIHYKPLEARYRAGIIENITSMTEEAANCILKTLEEPPPKSIILLTSSDMRNLPRTLLSRCNVLYFAPLPARTIESFLVKNRSIASQKAFSVAQKAQGSIGKALQILEKEEEPYRLIENFFDGLSSISSLLSMGSKLLASKTNLQETLSLLELYLRDLLMYSRFREKELLYFTELEEKILKTIEGKEFDEKTVYNLIENIEQLNRDINSNVNQDVALIHFLLELKEVIQGAI; encoded by the coding sequence TTGAGCTGGGAAAACATCGTAGGACATAAATTCCAAAAAGAATATCTTCAAAAGACCGTCGCTTCGGGAAAAATATCCCATGCTTATTTATTTGTGGGAAAAGAGGGTATAGGAAAGAAACTCTGTGCTCTGGAGTTTGCAAAGCTTCTAAATTGTTTTTCTCCTGGTGAAAATGGGTCCTGCGACCAGTGCAAAAGTTGCGTCTCGATTGACAAAGGTGTTCATCCTGATCTTCTAAAACTAACTCCTGAAGGTGAAACTCTGAAAATCGACCAGATACGGGAATTCAACAAATGGATCCACTATAAACCCTTAGAAGCCAGATACCGTGCCGGGATAATCGAAAACATTACCTCCATGACCGAAGAAGCTGCAAACTGCATTCTGAAAACTCTGGAAGAACCGCCTCCGAAAAGCATCATCCTCCTTACAAGTTCTGATATGAGAAACTTGCCCCGTACCTTGCTTTCTCGTTGCAACGTGCTGTATTTTGCACCTTTGCCAGCAAGAACAATCGAGTCTTTCCTGGTCAAAAATCGGAGTATAGCTTCTCAAAAGGCTTTCTCTGTTGCCCAAAAAGCCCAGGGAAGCATAGGAAAAGCCTTGCAAATCCTGGAAAAGGAGGAAGAGCCGTATCGGCTCATCGAAAACTTTTTCGACGGGCTTTCCAGTATCAGCTCCTTGCTATCTATGGGCAGCAAGTTGCTTGCTTCCAAAACCAACTTACAAGAGACCTTATCTCTTCTCGAGCTTTACTTGAGAGACCTGCTCATGTACTCGAGATTCAGGGAAAAAGAGCTACTTTACTTTACCGAACTGGAGGAAAAAATCCTGAAAACCATAGAAGGAAAAGAATTTGACGAGAAAACCGTTTATAATCTCATAGAAAACATCGAACAGCTAAACCGAGATATTAACAGCAACGTCAACCAGGATGTAGCATTGATACACTTTTTGCTCGAGCTTAAGGAGGTAATCCAGGGTGCGATATAA
- a CDS encoding RNA polymerase sigma factor, with amino-acid sequence MIPLAKTTDSTAKSCELATAEKLWFEKKIQESQQKVLGFAYYLVGNFDKAQDLAQEAFLRAFKYRKSYNADYPFETWVNSILLNVYRQQLRKEKLLKFLTPNEGLEDQQQETWDIASPQRENIADPEKETMRKLVLGEIKKIIAKLPSGMKEVIILCDLMGYSYEEASNIVKCPIGTIRSRLHRARKKVKKAIENAYGEDVFLFWGD; translated from the coding sequence ATGATTCCCCTTGCAAAAACAACTGATAGCACGGCCAAAAGCTGTGAGCTGGCTACAGCGGAAAAGCTGTGGTTTGAAAAAAAGATCCAGGAATCCCAGCAAAAAGTACTGGGTTTTGCTTACTATCTGGTTGGCAACTTCGATAAAGCACAGGATTTAGCTCAAGAAGCTTTTTTAAGAGCTTTCAAATATCGTAAAAGCTACAATGCCGACTATCCTTTTGAAACCTGGGTAAACAGCATTCTTTTAAACGTCTATCGCCAGCAGCTTCGAAAGGAAAAGTTGTTGAAATTCCTGACACCCAACGAAGGCCTGGAAGACCAGCAACAAGAAACCTGGGATATAGCAAGTCCCCAAAGGGAAAACATTGCAGATCCTGAAAAAGAAACCATGCGTAAGCTGGTGCTTGGAGAAATCAAAAAAATCATAGCAAAACTTCCCTCAGGAATGAAAGAAGTGATTATACTCTGTGACCTGATGGGATACTCTTATGAGGAAGCCAGTAACATTGTTAAATGCCCAATCGGAACCATCCGTTCCCGACTACATAGAGCGCGTAAAAAAGTTAAAAAAGCGATTGAGAATGCTTACGGAGAAGATGTTTTTCTCTTCTGGGGTGATTAA
- the rsmI gene encoding 16S rRNA (cytidine(1402)-2'-O)-methyltransferase, with protein sequence MKRLQDRAGWGKVYFCPTPLGNLKDITLRTLETLQTVDFVACEDTRVTLKLLNYYQIKKPLFSYHKHNFKNASQKIIALTKEGRSIAVVSDAGTPGIQDPGAELIKLLIQEEIAFEVLPGPSALILALVYSGFSDQKFLFLGFLPRNRKERANLLKNALNSPYTVIIYEAPHRLINTLQEILQIENRDTALCRELTKYHQEVLYGKTDEILRSIGSNEQIKGEITLVLKGKEKVELETSIESIGRMVALLQSKGLSDREIVTLVHEAFQIGKNKIKKLLEKEKTS encoded by the coding sequence ATGAAGCGTCTGCAAGATAGAGCGGGGTGGGGCAAAGTTTACTTTTGCCCCACCCCGCTTGGCAATCTCAAAGACATAACCCTAAGAACCTTAGAAACTTTACAAACAGTTGATTTTGTAGCTTGCGAAGACACCAGAGTTACTCTGAAACTACTGAACTACTATCAGATAAAAAAACCTTTATTCAGTTATCACAAACACAATTTCAAGAATGCTTCACAAAAAATCATAGCCCTCACAAAAGAGGGAAGAAGCATCGCCGTAGTATCAGATGCAGGTACTCCTGGCATTCAGGATCCCGGTGCAGAACTAATTAAGCTATTAATCCAGGAAGAAATAGCCTTTGAGGTGCTCCCGGGGCCTTCGGCATTGATACTTGCCCTGGTTTACTCTGGTTTTTCCGACCAGAAATTTTTGTTTTTGGGGTTTTTGCCCAGAAACAGGAAAGAGAGAGCAAACTTGCTGAAAAACGCGCTTAACTCGCCCTACACGGTAATCATCTATGAAGCCCCTCACCGGCTTATCAACACCCTCCAAGAAATACTCCAAATCGAAAACAGAGATACGGCTCTTTGTCGAGAATTAACCAAATACCATCAGGAAGTTCTGTATGGAAAAACGGATGAAATCCTGAGGTCTATTGGTTCAAATGAACAGATAAAAGGGGAAATAACCCTGGTCCTGAAAGGGAAAGAAAAAGTGGAATTGGAAACCAGCATTGAAAGCATTGGGCGGATGGTTGCCTTACTGCAAAGTAAAGGGTTGTCCGACCGGGAAATAGTAACCCTGGTCCATGAGGCCTTTCAGATTGGAAAAAACAAAATTAAGAAGTTATTGGAAAAAGAAAAGACAAGTTGA
- the pstB gene encoding phosphate ABC transporter ATP-binding protein PstB: MPAGKISIKNFSVFFGEKQVLFDINLDIPENKVTAIIGPSGCGKSTLLRSINRMNDFFENMRIQGEIIFENQNIYGNGVDPVKLRQRIGMVFQKPNPFPKSIFENVAYGLKIQGWRDKKAIAQRVEESLKAAALWDEVKDRLHGSALLLSGGQQQRLCIARAIAVEPEVLLMDEPASALDPIATARIEELIKTLKDQYTIVLVTHNMQEAARTSDYTAFLLMGKLVEFGPTHQIFTNPQKKETEDYLTGRFG, encoded by the coding sequence ATGCCTGCTGGAAAAATTTCTATAAAAAATTTTAGCGTTTTTTTTGGAGAAAAACAGGTGTTGTTTGACATCAATCTGGACATACCTGAAAACAAAGTTACAGCGATAATCGGACCTTCTGGATGTGGTAAATCGACTTTGCTGAGAAGTATCAACAGAATGAACGATTTCTTTGAAAATATGAGGATCCAAGGCGAGATAATCTTTGAAAACCAGAACATATATGGAAACGGTGTGGATCCCGTAAAGTTGCGGCAGAGAATAGGAATGGTCTTCCAAAAACCCAATCCTTTTCCAAAAAGCATTTTTGAAAACGTGGCGTATGGCTTGAAAATCCAGGGATGGAGAGATAAAAAGGCTATCGCTCAAAGAGTAGAAGAAAGCCTGAAAGCAGCAGCGCTCTGGGATGAAGTAAAAGATCGCCTTCATGGATCGGCACTCCTACTTTCAGGAGGTCAACAGCAGAGACTCTGCATTGCAAGAGCCATAGCTGTGGAACCGGAAGTATTGCTTATGGACGAACCAGCTTCAGCTCTGGATCCAATTGCTACTGCCCGTATCGAAGAGCTCATAAAAACGTTGAAGGACCAATATACCATTGTTCTGGTAACCCATAACATGCAGGAAGCAGCGAGAACTTCGGACTATACAGCATTCCTGCTTATGGGTAAACTGGTTGAATTTGGGCCAACTCACCAAATTTTCACCAACCCTCAGAAAAAAGAAACTGAAGATTACCTGACCGGACGTTTCGGATAA
- a CDS encoding tetratricopeptide repeat protein, whose product MLLSLLFLFVFPVFSQNPPKIACLPFVERENNEYALGYLVRDVLKMGLEQSGYFEVINSFEIETFLEGIDSSSNAFLTTSFLKQISNKLQCDYLLTGSVLYREVNNQRNLIVSPRLFVKANGEAINLASQVFQMENLSLLGKHFTEELIRTLFPNAVIQIEYPSFQEKQILPLYKAITKMKEALKTYNRESQFPDKPLWQEAFALATQATQNAPEYRESYLYLALMYHQTGWFAKEAEAWETYLHLLEQEKASTSVTKNLLATYLRLANLYLFQKKHDLALQTLKKTEELKVESSQILLLKAKILYEEDRIQEAIASLRKILNENPQHDEARYLLDFYSKAEKFGKQAYSLYVEGYKSYAAGDLFKARTLLSKATEINPEMKEAYYFLGRTLYDLGELDEAEKVWRKLLALDPFHAQAQRFLDKTIQEKTYGRETLQSFNRGLELYQKAEYRAALAFFEEAIAKNPSFQKAHEYAARCYYYLGEEKSYLEKRLKSIELLSDPKEKSRQLYDLSMEILGWGDVDQALMIAQKALQENPELHQASLLIGNLLAQKGEWKRAIDFYTQAKDDSDVKLQEEALWGRAFCLSKLEQWEESLKELNELINKFPYATFIEEAELLRLEAEARTLKLSELTEHYRQFQLRFPQSKYLDQAAFWYGYAFFKQKKYSECIQIYEDLLQKFPESTFRLQVMEMLGLCYQENKNTEKALSIFKEIGGEKGAFYQANAFYQQKDWKKAIEYFEEFLNHYPNSELSVEAQFKIAVSSLEMGELDQARKLLEEKATTFENTFPEEFYKTQIKLYAQLKNWEKVTVAGEKLLHRERKPENQKEYLLIIAWAYYHLGLEDKARELVALAGEDPEQILKDPEKEALEKASVLIDQQKYSEALEVLSEVSPDNLSNSRKGFFFLLKGKASYFTGDLETARFALEAALELLPREFQEEILLFLGEINHQQGKLEKAIENYHRLCSISQDPLYQWNLANLYHQKGDYQKNQELLQKLKNIPEYAEKAYLMHLEELYMQKEYARFLQEAFSFTQRFPQSLEREKVLYFSVWSAYYLGDEKQVEELIKEYRDLFPEGKYYQELNSLLADIYILQENYQQAIPILEELVQRAVSSEEKLYIYYRLGSIYLKMDHPEKAINFLNSVLELRPEESANLELWEKTVYLLGVALELKGDPVRAREVYYELAQKAQSEQWREKANQRIAVLEEK is encoded by the coding sequence TTGCTGCTAAGCCTGCTTTTTTTGTTTGTTTTTCCCGTTTTCTCCCAAAATCCCCCTAAAATTGCCTGTCTACCTTTCGTAGAAAGAGAAAACAACGAATACGCGCTCGGTTATCTGGTAAGGGATGTGCTTAAAATGGGCCTGGAGCAAAGTGGATATTTTGAGGTAATAAATTCTTTTGAAATCGAAACGTTTCTTGAAGGAATAGACAGTTCTTCCAACGCTTTTCTCACCACCAGCTTTCTGAAGCAAATCAGCAATAAGCTCCAGTGTGACTATCTGCTCACAGGTTCAGTTCTTTATAGAGAGGTCAATAACCAGCGGAATCTTATAGTAAGTCCCCGGCTGTTTGTAAAAGCAAATGGCGAAGCAATAAACTTAGCCAGCCAGGTCTTCCAGATGGAGAATCTTTCTCTACTTGGCAAGCACTTCACGGAAGAACTAATCCGAACACTATTTCCCAATGCAGTAATCCAGATAGAATATCCCAGCTTCCAAGAAAAGCAAATCCTACCACTTTATAAAGCAATCACAAAAATGAAAGAAGCCTTAAAAACTTACAACCGAGAATCGCAATTTCCGGATAAACCTCTCTGGCAGGAAGCCTTTGCACTGGCTACCCAAGCCACCCAGAATGCGCCTGAATACCGGGAAAGCTATCTCTATCTTGCTCTGATGTATCACCAGACAGGATGGTTTGCTAAAGAAGCCGAAGCCTGGGAAACATATTTGCATTTACTGGAGCAAGAGAAGGCCAGCACTTCAGTCACCAAAAACCTGCTTGCTACCTATCTGCGACTGGCGAATTTGTATCTCTTTCAGAAAAAACACGACCTTGCCTTGCAGACTCTCAAAAAAACAGAAGAGCTTAAAGTTGAGTCTTCGCAAATCTTACTCCTAAAAGCCAAAATCCTTTATGAAGAAGACAGGATTCAAGAAGCAATAGCTTCACTCAGAAAAATTCTTAACGAAAACCCTCAACATGACGAAGCTCGCTATTTACTGGATTTTTACTCCAAAGCGGAAAAGTTTGGTAAGCAAGCTTATTCCCTTTATGTAGAAGGTTATAAAAGTTATGCTGCAGGAGATCTATTTAAAGCCAGAACCCTGCTTAGCAAAGCAACAGAAATTAATCCCGAAATGAAAGAAGCCTATTACTTTTTAGGGAGAACTCTTTATGACCTTGGTGAATTAGACGAAGCCGAAAAGGTTTGGAGAAAACTCTTGGCATTAGACCCTTTTCATGCCCAAGCCCAGAGGTTTTTGGACAAAACCATCCAGGAAAAAACCTATGGTCGCGAAACACTTCAGAGCTTCAATCGAGGTTTAGAACTCTACCAGAAAGCAGAATACCGTGCGGCCCTTGCTTTTTTTGAAGAAGCAATTGCCAAAAATCCGAGTTTCCAGAAAGCCCACGAATATGCAGCCCGCTGCTACTATTACCTTGGTGAAGAAAAAAGTTACCTTGAAAAAAGACTAAAGAGCATAGAACTGTTAAGCGACCCTAAAGAAAAATCTCGCCAACTATACGACTTGAGTATGGAAATCCTGGGGTGGGGTGACGTCGACCAGGCTTTGATGATTGCCCAAAAAGCGTTGCAAGAAAATCCAGAGCTTCATCAGGCATCCCTTTTGATAGGCAACCTTTTGGCTCAAAAAGGAGAGTGGAAAAGAGCAATAGATTTTTATACTCAAGCCAAAGATGACTCTGATGTAAAGCTCCAGGAAGAGGCATTGTGGGGCAGAGCCTTTTGCCTGAGCAAACTCGAGCAGTGGGAAGAAAGCCTTAAAGAACTGAATGAACTCATAAATAAATTCCCTTACGCAACCTTCATAGAGGAAGCAGAACTGCTGAGACTGGAAGCAGAAGCGAGGACCTTGAAACTGTCGGAGCTTACCGAGCATTATCGTCAATTCCAGCTTCGCTTTCCACAGAGTAAATACCTGGATCAGGCAGCTTTCTGGTATGGTTATGCATTCTTCAAGCAAAAAAAATACAGCGAGTGCATCCAGATATATGAAGATCTGTTACAGAAATTTCCTGAAAGCACCTTTCGTCTGCAAGTAATGGAAATGCTGGGGCTGTGCTATCAGGAAAATAAAAACACTGAAAAAGCTTTGAGTATATTCAAAGAGATAGGTGGCGAGAAAGGTGCTTTTTATCAGGCCAATGCCTTCTATCAGCAAAAAGATTGGAAAAAGGCCATAGAATATTTCGAAGAATTCCTGAATCATTATCCAAACAGCGAATTGTCAGTAGAAGCCCAGTTCAAAATTGCTGTTTCCTCACTTGAAATGGGAGAACTTGACCAAGCCCGGAAGCTCCTCGAAGAAAAAGCTACCACCTTCGAAAACACTTTTCCCGAAGAGTTCTACAAAACCCAGATAAAACTGTATGCTCAGCTGAAAAACTGGGAAAAGGTAACTGTAGCAGGAGAAAAACTCTTACACCGAGAAAGGAAACCCGAAAACCAAAAAGAATACCTTTTAATAATTGCTTGGGCCTATTACCATCTTGGACTTGAAGATAAAGCAAGAGAACTCGTTGCGCTCGCTGGAGAAGACCCCGAACAGATCCTGAAAGACCCGGAGAAAGAAGCCCTGGAAAAAGCATCTGTTTTGATCGACCAGCAAAAATATTCGGAAGCACTTGAAGTCCTAAGCGAAGTGTCACCTGACAATCTTTCCAATTCCCGGAAAGGCTTTTTTTTCCTTTTAAAAGGCAAGGCCTCGTACTTCACTGGAGATCTTGAAACTGCAAGATTCGCTCTCGAAGCCGCTCTGGAACTTCTCCCTCGGGAATTTCAGGAAGAAATCTTGCTCTTCTTGGGAGAAATCAACCACCAGCAAGGAAAGCTTGAGAAAGCTATCGAAAACTATCACAGGCTTTGTTCAATCAGTCAGGACCCCCTTTATCAGTGGAACCTGGCCAATCTCTACCACCAAAAAGGGGACTACCAGAAAAATCAGGAATTGCTTCAAAAGCTCAAGAACATACCTGAGTATGCTGAAAAAGCCTACCTCATGCATCTTGAAGAGCTCTACATGCAAAAAGAGTACGCCCGTTTCTTGCAGGAAGCGTTTTCTTTTACTCAGCGCTTTCCACAAAGTCTTGAGCGCGAGAAAGTACTTTACTTCAGCGTATGGTCTGCATACTACCTTGGCGACGAAAAACAGGTCGAAGAGCTAATCAAAGAATATCGAGATCTTTTCCCTGAAGGAAAATATTACCAGGAACTTAACTCACTACTTGCTGATATCTACATACTTCAGGAAAATTATCAGCAAGCAATACCAATTCTCGAAGAATTGGTGCAAAGAGCTGTTTCTTCAGAGGAAAAGCTTTATATTTATTACCGTTTGGGCAGTATATATCTTAAAATGGACCATCCAGAAAAGGCAATCAATTTTTTAAATTCAGTCCTCGAGCTTCGCCCGGAAGAATCTGCAAATTTAGAGCTCTGGGAAAAAACAGTATATCTCCTGGGTGTAGCTTTAGAGCTAAAGGGGGATCCTGTAAGAGCAAGAGAAGTATACTACGAGCTTGCTCAAAAAGCGCAAAGTGAGCAATGGAGAGAAAAAGCAAACCAGCGGATAGCCGTTCTGGAAGAAAAATAA